A genomic region of Nitrospirota bacterium contains the following coding sequences:
- the topA gene encoding type I DNA topoisomerase translates to MKSLVIVESPAKAKTISKILGKDFTVKASVGHIRDLPAKEMGIDIEKGFAPKYIIIPGKETVIKDLKKAAKEADTVFLAPDPDREGEAIAWHIAEEIKGKAKKVFRVTFNEITKSAVREAMNHPTEINIQKVDAQQARRILDRLVGYELSPLLWRKVRRGLSAGRVQSVAVRLVVDREREIEAFKQEEYWSINAEFEGSNKPTFWSKLVKYCGEKVEIGNAEQAEAAVSDIRGSRFILSKIDRKKKKRNPSPPFITSTLQQEASRKLRFTAKKTMMMAQQLYEGIELGEEGEVGLITYMRTDSLRVSAEAQQAAREYISATYGKDFVPEKPPFYKSKASAQDAHEAVRPTYLTNVPEAIKQYLSKDQLALYKLIWNRFIASQMAPAELEQTTFEISCAAEPCKGEPVLRASGSVVKFQGFMALYTEGTDEVMDEGEALLPLLTQGEALALLELQPKQHFTQPPPRYTEATLVKALEEKGIGRPSTYAAILSTIQDRKYVQKAEGKFSPTELGIVVNDFLVERFSELMDISFTANMEENLDHIEDGKKKWAKIVKDFYKPFHEKLTEAAAVKGKVKPEDIATEQICENCGKPMVIRWGRHGRFYACTGFPECKTTKPLEGEGQAAGEPETTAEKCPKCESPMVIRTGRFGKFIACSKYPECKTTKPVSTGMKCPLDGGDIVERRSKRGKFWGCGNYPNCTFVSWYKPIPVPCPKCGAAFLTEKWDKAGNVTQICVNKECGHKAEVNKEDTEAAG, encoded by the coding sequence ATGAAATCGCTCGTTATAGTTGAGTCGCCGGCAAAGGCCAAGACGATCAGCAAAATCCTTGGCAAGGATTTTACGGTCAAGGCTTCAGTCGGCCATATCAGGGACCTGCCTGCCAAAGAGATGGGCATTGATATAGAGAAGGGCTTTGCTCCCAAGTATATCATCATCCCCGGCAAAGAGACGGTGATCAAAGATCTGAAGAAGGCGGCAAAAGAGGCCGATACCGTGTTTCTTGCCCCTGACCCCGACCGGGAAGGAGAAGCGATTGCCTGGCATATCGCTGAGGAGATCAAGGGCAAGGCAAAAAAAGTCTTCCGCGTCACCTTTAATGAAATAACCAAGAGTGCAGTCCGGGAGGCGATGAACCATCCGACCGAGATCAATATCCAGAAAGTCGATGCACAGCAGGCCCGCAGGATTCTTGACCGGCTCGTGGGCTATGAACTCAGTCCTCTGCTCTGGAGAAAAGTGCGGAGAGGACTAAGCGCCGGAAGGGTGCAGTCTGTGGCGGTCAGGCTCGTTGTTGACCGGGAGCGTGAGATCGAGGCCTTCAAGCAGGAAGAATACTGGTCCATCAACGCCGAGTTCGAAGGTTCAAACAAACCGACCTTCTGGTCAAAGCTTGTAAAATATTGCGGGGAAAAAGTAGAGATCGGCAATGCAGAGCAGGCCGAGGCTGCGGTAAGTGATATCAGGGGCAGCAGGTTCATTCTTTCAAAGATCGACAGGAAAAAGAAAAAGAGAAATCCGTCCCCTCCTTTTATAACAAGCACGCTCCAGCAGGAGGCCTCCCGAAAACTTCGCTTCACGGCAAAGAAGACGATGATGATGGCGCAGCAGCTCTATGAAGGCATAGAGCTCGGCGAAGAGGGGGAAGTAGGACTTATTACCTACATGAGGACTGATTCCCTCAGGGTCTCTGCCGAGGCCCAGCAGGCAGCCAGAGAATATATTTCAGCCACCTATGGTAAGGATTTCGTGCCGGAAAAGCCGCCTTTCTACAAGAGCAAGGCATCGGCACAGGATGCCCATGAGGCGGTTCGACCGACCTATTTGACCAATGTCCCTGAGGCAATAAAGCAGTATTTGAGCAAAGACCAGCTTGCGTTGTACAAACTCATATGGAACCGGTTTATCGCAAGTCAGATGGCCCCTGCGGAACTCGAACAGACGACCTTCGAAATCTCCTGCGCTGCTGAACCATGCAAGGGTGAGCCTGTGCTGAGGGCTTCAGGCAGTGTCGTGAAGTTCCAGGGGTTTATGGCGCTTTACACGGAAGGCACAGACGAGGTTATGGATGAAGGTGAAGCGCTCCTGCCCCTCCTTACTCAGGGAGAAGCACTTGCACTCCTTGAGCTTCAGCCAAAACAGCATTTTACCCAGCCTCCGCCTCGGTATACCGAAGCTACACTCGTCAAGGCGCTTGAGGAAAAAGGCATCGGCAGGCCGAGCACCTATGCCGCAATCCTTTCGACCATACAGGACAGGAAATATGTGCAGAAGGCAGAGGGCAAGTTCTCTCCTACTGAGCTCGGAATCGTCGTTAACGATTTTCTTGTCGAGCGGTTCAGTGAACTGATGGATATCAGTTTTACCGCCAACATGGAAGAGAACCTTGACCATATTGAAGACGGCAAAAAGAAATGGGCAAAGATCGTGAAGGACTTCTACAAGCCCTTTCATGAAAAACTGACCGAAGCAGCAGCGGTAAAAGGCAAGGTAAAGCCTGAGGACATTGCTACTGAGCAGATCTGCGAAAACTGCGGCAAGCCAATGGTAATACGCTGGGGAAGGCATGGAAGGTTCTATGCCTGCACCGGGTTTCCGGAATGCAAGACAACAAAACCGCTTGAGGGTGAAGGCCAGGCAGCCGGCGAACCTGAAACGACCGCCGAGAAATGCCCGAAGTGCGAATCCCCCATGGTCATACGCACCGGAAGGTTCGGGAAATTCATTGCCTGCTCCAAATATCCGGAATGCAAGACAACAAAACCGGTCTCTACAGGCATGAAATGTCCGCTTGATGGCGGAGACATTGTGGAGCGAAGGTCAAAAAGAGGCAAGTTCTGGGGCTGCGGCAATTATCCGAATTGTACCTTTGTCTCCTGGTATAAACCGATTCCCGTGCCCTGCCCCAAGTGCGGTGCAGCCTTCCTGACCGAGAAGTGGGACAAGGCCGGCAATGTGACGCAGATCTGCGTCAATAAGGAATGCGGCCACAAGGCTGAGGTCAATAAAGAAGATACTGAAGCAGCAGGCTGA